In Tachypleus tridentatus isolate NWPU-2018 chromosome 7, ASM421037v1, whole genome shotgun sequence, a genomic segment contains:
- the LOC143258225 gene encoding uncharacterized protein LOC143258225, which translates to MAMTFRVNSLHSRSIASVVPAASLPLAAIDDLNTTVGGGQIEYPQHLRNGQYVATLDKGDFPFGDQRAPLEPTGQNIKWIGKKKTTTIILLIFITLLEATPAVETCREVIVCIGYYTCCDVPPTCCCFSGVRLRPGLGDRFAGGKL; encoded by the exons ATGGCTATGACCTTCCGGGTGAACTCTCTTCATTCGCGCTCCATCGCATCAGTGGTGCCTGCGGCCTCGCTACCCTTAGCGGCAATTGACGACCTGAACACTACCGTGGGGGGAGGGCAAATAGAGTATCCACAACATCTTCGAAATGGGCAATATGTGGCAACGCTGGACAAAGGAGACTTTCCTTTTGGAGACCAGCGAGCGCCCTTGGAGCCGACCGGGCAAAACATTAAATGG ATcggaaaaaagaaaactacaacaattatacttttgatatttataacactgttggAAGCAACTCCAG CTGTGGAGACTTGCCGAGAGGTCATCGTATGTATAGGATATTATACTTGCTGTGATGTTCCTCctacctgttgttgtttttctggtgTTCGACTTCGTCCTGGATTAGGAGATAGATTCGCTGGTGGAAAGTTGTGA